GCGGATAATGGCTCAACTGAAGCTAATAAACTTACCTCTGAAGCCGAGATGAATTTGGTACTTTCCAAATAAAAATAAAAAGCAATGATCGTTCCGAAAATGATGATGAATAATACCGCTGAAAATGAAGGTAACGTCCAATTGCCTTCGAATGCCCATGGAGGATGAATCATGCTAAAGCATATGCCTCCAATCAACATTCCCCATCCTACAACAATCATTGATCCCCATCTTGAAAGGAGTTCATACGGCTGCAATGTATAAAATGCCAATGCAAAGGCTGATGTTACTCCCCAAAATACTGCCCACCCCGAAATGGAAAGTGTATGTATGCTACCTCCAGTCACAAGCAAAAAAGTTCCTAAAATCGCTATGATCACAGCTACACTCACAGTAATGCTTGGAAGACGTCTGGAATGAATGGCTAAATAACAAGTGATCAGGGCCGGTGCCAAATATTGAAGGACTGTAGCGGTGGCTGCGTTGCCATGTTCAATTGCTGCAAAATATGTGTATTGGACAGCAAGCATACCCAGAATGGCAAAAAGGATAATTTGAAGCGCATCTTTTTTAGTTTTCCAAATCTCAAAAACTTTCAGTCTTTCGATCTTATATGCGACACCTAATAAGATGATTCCAGAAAGCAACAAGCGCACAACAGTGAGCCACTCAGGACTGAAACCTTGATGCTGAAATAGATATTGAGCTGCCGTTCCTGATACTCCCCATAACGCAGCGCCAGTCAGTACTAGTGCAATCCCTTTATTTCTTGAAGTTGACATAGCAACTAAAGTATCATTACTCATATTTATCTTCCCCGCTTTTTACACGTTTCGAATGGGCTTGAATTCTATAATAACTTTCTTTCCAATTCTTTTCTATCATATTAAGCGCCATAGTGAGATTTCCATTCCTTAATGCCTGTATGATTCTATCATGCTCATTAACGGAAAGATGAACATCACTAACCTGATTGAAATAAAACAGTTCTATCCGTATAAGTTTTTGTTTAAGTCCTGATAGAATCCGCTTTAATTCATCATTTGTAGAAAGGTTGATGTAAATGGAGTGAAAGTCATCATCTTTCTGAACGGCCACTATTTGATTTCCCTCGTCGATTGCTTTTTTCACTTCATGATTAATGGCTTCCATCTCAATTAAGTATTTTTCTTCAATGAAATCAAAAGCCTGTTCCATAGCCAACTTTTCCAGTGTCCAAACAATGGAATATATGTTTAATACCCCTTCGAATTGAATAGGGGAAACAATAGTTGAACGGCTAGGCTTGGTCTCTACAAATCCATCATCCTCAAGCCTTAAAAGTGCTTCTCTAATGGGGGTTCTGCTTACTCCCAATTGTTCAGCTAATTCTTTGTCACGTAATTGCTGGCCTGGTGTTAGGATTCCCTGTACTATCCAATCCCGCAATATCATGTATGCTTCTTCACGTACAGAAGTACGTTTGATTTTTTGTGATGAATTTGAATGCACCAACGGCTTTACCTCCTTGAAATACCAATATATAATATGCAATATATCACATATTGCATGCCGTTAAAATAGAAATAAGAAGATTTTGCTGCTGTATTATTTAATTGATTTCATAATTGCTCCACCACTTGGCGTAAGACTACTTGATGGTGT
This sequence is a window from Brevibacillus sp. JNUCC-41. Protein-coding genes within it:
- a CDS encoding DMT family transporter gives rise to the protein MSNDTLVAMSTSRNKGIALVLTGAALWGVSGTAAQYLFQHQGFSPEWLTVVRLLLSGIILLGVAYKIERLKVFEIWKTKKDALQIILFAILGMLAVQYTYFAAIEHGNAATATVLQYLAPALITCYLAIHSRRLPSITVSVAVIIAILGTFLLVTGGSIHTLSISGWAVFWGVTSAFALAFYTLQPYELLSRWGSMIVVGWGMLIGGICFSMIHPPWAFEGNWTLPSFSAVLFIIIFGTIIAFYFYLESTKFISASEVSLLASVEPLSATLISVFWLNVTFGFAEWLGTLCIISTITILSIVKNK
- a CDS encoding GntR family transcriptional regulator, whose amino-acid sequence is MHSNSSQKIKRTSVREEAYMILRDWIVQGILTPGQQLRDKELAEQLGVSRTPIREALLRLEDDGFVETKPSRSTIVSPIQFEGVLNIYSIVWTLEKLAMEQAFDFIEEKYLIEMEAINHEVKKAIDEGNQIVAVQKDDDFHSIYINLSTNDELKRILSGLKQKLIRIELFYFNQVSDVHLSVNEHDRIIQALRNGNLTMALNMIEKNWKESYYRIQAHSKRVKSGEDKYE